In Cicer arietinum cultivar CDC Frontier isolate Library 1 chromosome 1, Cicar.CDCFrontier_v2.0, whole genome shotgun sequence, one DNA window encodes the following:
- the LOC101501307 gene encoding ras-related protein RABB1c: MSYAYLFKYIIIGDTGVGKSCLLLQFTDKRFQPVHDLTIGVEFGARMITIDNKPIKLQIWDTAGQESFRSITRSYYRGAAGALLVYDITRRETFNHLASWLEDARQHANANMTIMLIGNKCDLAHRRAVSTEEGEQFAKEHGLIFMEASAKTAQNVEEAFIKTAATIYKKIQDGLFDVSNESYGIKVGYGGIPGPSGGRDGPSAAGRGCCN; the protein is encoded by the exons GAGTTGGAAAGTCGTGTCTTCTACTACAGTTCACTGACAAGCGCTTTCAACCCGTCCATGACTTGACCATTGGTGTTGAATTTGGTGCAAGGATGATCACTATTGATAATAAGCCAATCAAGTTGCAAATATGGGATACG GCGGGTCAAGAATCCTTCAGATCTATTACAAGGTCGTATTACAGAGGGGCTGCAGGTGCACTGCTTGTTTATGATATAACCAG GAGGGAGACATTTAATCACTTGGCTAGCTGGTTGGAAGATGCAAGGCAGCATGCAAATGCAAATATGACAATTATGCTGATTGGCAACAAATGTGATCTTGCTCATAGGCGGGCTGTAAGCACCGAGGAAGGTGAGCAGTTTGCAAAGGAGCATGGGTTGATCTTCATGGAGGCCTCAGCAAAAACTGCTCAGAACGTTGAAGAG GCATTCATAAAAACAGCTGCAACCATATACAAAAAGATTCAAGATGGACTTTTTGATGTATCAAATGAG TCTTATGGAATAAAAGTAGGATATGGTGGAATTCCTGGACCATCTGGAGGTAGGGATGGCCCTTCTGCTGCAGGCAGAGGCTGCTGCAATTGA